TGACCTGTTCGGCACGATTGCCCGTCTACACATTGCTGATCGCCACTTTCGTTCCCAACACATCGGTTTTCGGCCCTCTGCGGATGCAGGGAATGGTGCTGTTCGGGCTGTATCTGCTCGGAACCCTCTCAGCCCTGCTCATCGCGGCCACTCTCAAGCGGACCCGCCTGCGCGGCGAGACGCTGCCCTTCTACATGGAGATGCCGCCGTACCGTGTCCCGAGTTTCAAGATGGTTCTCATCCAGATGTGGGACTCGGCACGCTTCTTTCTCCGCAAGGCCGGCACGATCATTCTGGGGACGTCGATCCTGATGTGGATTCTGTTGCACGTCCCCGTCGTCACTCCGCCGGATTCAATTCCCCCGGCACAGAGCGTCAGCTACCAGTTGGAGCACTCAATCGCGGGCTCCGCTGGGCGCGCGCTGGAGCCGGTGTTCGAGCCACTGGGGTTCAACTGGCAGACCAATGTGGCGATCATTAGTTCGTTGAGTGCGCGCGAAGTCTTCGTCTCGACTCTTGGCCAGATCTCCGCAGCAGAGGATGACAGCGACCAGAGCGTCGGTGAGGCGCTGGCAGGCCAAACCAACCCCGATGGTTCAAGGGTCTACAACTCCGCGACCGTAGCGGCCCTGTTGGTGTTCTTTGTATTCGCGCTGCAATGCATGTCGACCATCGCAGTCATGCGTCGAGAGACCAACTCCTGGCGCTGGCCGGCCTTCGCATTCGGCTACATGTTCGTGCTCGCGTGGACGGCTGGGTTGATT
The Candidatus Nanopelagicales bacterium genome window above contains:
- a CDS encoding ferrous iron transporter B yields the protein TCSARLPVYTLLIATFVPNTSVFGPLRMQGMVLFGLYLLGTLSALLIAATLKRTRLRGETLPFYMEMPPYRVPSFKMVLIQMWDSARFFLRKAGTIILGTSILMWILLHVPVVTPPDSIPPAQSVSYQLEHSIAGSAGRALEPVFEPLGFNWQTNVAIISSLSAREVFVSTLGQISAAEDDSDQSVGEALAGQTNPDGSRVYNSATVAALLVFFVFALQCMSTIAVMRRETNSWRWPAFAFGYMFVLAWTAGLIAHTIASALA